The Streptococcus marmotae genome contains the following window.
CTCATTGACGTGTAGGCTAACCGTTTCAGGATACTCTACAGCTGTCTTGGCAGGATCTGCTCCCTCGATAATCTTTATTGCCATTTTAGCAGTCTGACGACCCAAGGCTTCATAGTTTGTTCCATAGGTAAGTAAACCACCTTCATCGACCATGTCAGTCGAGCCACCGATAACTGGAACCTTATACTGAAGGGATAATTCTCCAATCATGGTCATGGTTGACGCAACGGTATTGTCTGTTGGAATAAAGACTGCATCGACCGCCTTCATCAGGCTTGTCGCTGCATCTTGGACTTCATTGGTATTTGAAATACCTTTAACCACTACCTTATAGCCAGCTTTTTCAAGCAAGGGCTTGGCTGCTTCTACCTGAACTTCTGAATTACGTTCGCTCGTTGTATATAAGATACCAACCGTTTTTGCATGGGGAACAGCCTTTCCAAGCAAATCAATCTGCTGATCAATCGGTGCTTGGTCGCTCGTTCCTGTCAGCATGCCTCCTGGCTCCTCCATTGAACTGACCAAATCAGCTGATAAGGGATCCGTTACAGCAGTAAACAGAACAGGCGTATCCATTGAAGCCGTTGCTAAACTCTGAGCAGCTGGCGTTGCAATAGCTAAAATCAGATCATTATCGCCAACTAGTTGCTCAGAAATCGTTTGGAGGTTGGCTTGATCCCCTTGAGCATTTTGGTAATCAAGGGTGATTTTTTCTCCTTCTTTGTAGCCATTTTCTTCTAATTCCGCTATAAATCCTTTACGGGCAGCCGATAAAGAATCATGCTCCATGTATTGTAAAATACCGACTTTTACTGTATCTGTATTCTTACTGCCTGAAGTTGCACAGCCAGCTAAAGCTAGAGCGCTCAGGGCAACCACTGATAGGCTGCGTAAATATTTTCCTATTTTGTCCATAGACTATCTCTCCACTACTACTTTCCTAATTCCTTAATCGTTTCTGGGTCAATTCCTACTGCTTTAGCCATTTCTTCATTAACAGCGACAGCAGCAGTTTCAGGTGTTTTGACCGCTAGATCAGCAGCCTTTTCCCCTTTTAAGATCTGTACAGCTAATTCACCAGCCTGTACACCAATGGCATGGTAGTCAACACCGTATGTAAAGAGGGTTGCTTCTAGCACAGCCTCGTCACTTCCCATAGCAGGTACTTTGGCTTTTAACAAGATATCTCCAATAGTAGAAGCCGTTGAAGCTACCGTGTTATCTGTCGGCAAGTAAATG
Protein-coding sequences here:
- a CDS encoding ABC transporter substrate-binding protein — its product is MDKIGKYLRSLSVVALSALALAGCATSGSKNTDTVKVGILQYMEHDSLSAARKGFIAELEENGYKEGEKITLDYQNAQGDQANLQTISEQLVGDNDLILAIATPAAQSLATASMDTPVLFTAVTDPLSADLVSSMEEPGGMLTGTSDQAPIDQQIDLLGKAVPHAKTVGILYTTSERNSEVQVEAAKPLLEKAGYKVVVKGISNTNEVQDAATSLMKAVDAVFIPTDNTVASTMTMIGELSLQYKVPVIGGSTDMVDEGGLLTYGTNYEALGRQTAKMAIKIIEGADPAKTAVEYPETVSLHVNEEMAKKLGIDVAGLSLSK